The Neptunomonas concharum genomic interval CATGATGTATGGAGAGGAGAAAGCGGTTCGCCAATTAGAGTCTTGGTTAAGTAGCGGACCAAAGTTAGCCAGTGTGGCTGATGTTGAGTCAGAAGTGTTGGAATATGAAGAACAACACGAAGGCTTTTTGATTACGGGGTAAACCTTTTTATCCCTCCTGTT includes:
- a CDS encoding acylphosphatase, yielding MAKICIHAWVSGRVQGVWFRQSTVEQAESLGVTGWVRNLPDGRVETMMYGEEKAVRQLESWLSSGPKLASVADVESEVLEYEEQHEGFLITG